In Flavimarina sp. Hel_I_48, the DNA window CATTATTTGATAAAAAACGAACTTTCCCACCGGCATAGAGTTTCTCACCCAGTGTGGGCGTAAAAGACTTTACGGTAAAACTGCGCAAACCTTCACAGATCACGTCACTTGCCCCGGAAGGGTAGCGTTTTACCACTTCTACTAATTTCACTTCGGTGCCATAGCGCATTTCCTTATTGATAAATGCGGGGATACCAAAGGTCATCTCCTCCTCTATACAATCCTGTATCAATTGTTGATAGCGCGCTTCAAAAATGTGGAGCGCGAGCTTTTCCGTCGGGAAAACCACCATTTCTAAAGGAAATAAAGCAAGCGTAGTATTCATAGGGAATATTTTTGTCGCTAAGCAAGTTACTTCATGAAACAGGCTTCACCAAACCCATAAAGCAAAGTTTTTGTTCATTAAAACCTAAAAATGTTTTTTTCTATAGTAGCTTTGCGCACTTGTTAAAGCGCTGTAATAAAGAACACCATGACCCATAAAGACCTGCTTGCCGTTGCAAAAGAATATGATAGCCCCGTTTACGTTTATGACGCAGCGGTTATACAATCCCAGTACAAGCGTTTAAAAAACGCATTCAATAAGGTAGAAAACCTGCGTATAAATTATGCGGTCAAAGCCCTGTCCAATATTGCAATATTGCAATTACTACAAGAACAGGGTGCAGGCCTGGATACGGTTTCTGCTCAGGAAGTGCGTCTGGGACTTGCCGCAGGTGTACCCGCAGAACATATTATTTTTACGCCAAATGGTGTTTCCCTTTCTGAAATTGAACAGGTTGCAAAGCTCGGCGTGCAGATCAATATTGACAATCTTTCCATCCTGGAGCAATTTGGGACGCGTCATCCCAAAACCCCCGTTTGCGTACGTATCAATCCACATGTAATGGCTGGCGGAAATGCCAATATTTCCGTGGGGCACATAGATAGTAAATTTGGTATATCCATACATCAGATTCCGTTATTGTTGCGTATTGTAGAAAATACGGGAATGCACATCAACGGTATTCACATGCACACGGGAAGCGACATACTTGATATTGACGTTTTTCTGCACGCAGCAGAAATACTTTTCGATACCGCTTCCCACTTTGAAAATCTTGAATTTTTAGACTTTGGAAGTGGTTTTAAAGTCCCTTACAACGAAGGGGATATTGAAACCAATATTGAAGAACTGGGCGATAAACTGGCAACTCGTTTTAATGCCTTTGAAAAAGACTACGGCAAACCCCTGACACTTGCTTTTGAACCGGGGAAATTTCTTGTGAGTGCTGCAGGAAGGTTTTTAGTAAGCGTCAATGTGGTAAAACAGACCACCTCAACTGTTTTTGCTCAGGTGGACAGTGGTTTTAACCATTTAATACGGCCTATGCTTTATGGTTCGCAGCATCACATTCATAACATTTCAAACCCAGAAGGAAGGGAACGCTTCTATTCTGTGGTAGGCTACATTTGCGAGACGGATACATTTGCCTCAAACCGACGTATTGCCGAAATAACCGAAGGTGATATTCTCGCTTTTGAAAATGCGGGCGCTTATTGTTTCTCAATGGCAAGTAACTACAACTCCCGCTATAGACCGGCCGAAGTGCTTTTTATAGATGGCAAAGCTCAACTCATACGCGAACGCGAAACCTTTGAAGATTTATTAAAGCATCAAATCCCGCTTCAAGGAAAGAAAATGGAAAAGAAAACAGCGTCAACTGAAAATGCCTAAAACCCTGTTTTATTGATTAAAAAATAATAAAAACACCCCGATTTTATCTAAAATCGGGGCGTTTTGTTTTAAAAATACTTTTTTTTAATTGGAAACAAGAAGCTTTAAGCTTTCCACTTTGTTCTTGGCAACCAATCGAACCAGGTACAATCCAGACATTAAATTGGCCGTTTTTAAGGTGTTTGTACCCGATTTACCCAGTTGTTCGGAAATCAACTTCCCGGAGCCTATTTCGATTATTGAAATGTTGACCTCATCTATCATAGGTTCTGCTAAGGTTAGCTGCACATCGCCATGCTGTGATGGGTTGGGATACAATGTACTTTTACTGATTCTGGTGATTGTTTCAAGACTTAATTCGGTCTGAGCCTCAAACGCACCGATATCCCTCCTACCCGCGAAGACCATTTCCCCTCGCTGATCTGGGAAAGTATCAATGGGATTACCGGCGTTAAATGAAGGCGATCCTTCCAGTAGTGCGTGAGTTCTTGTATAACCGCCATTATCTGCCAATACATTAATCATAGGATTTATCGGATTTTCAGAAGTTCCTTCCAGATCATTTGACATGGCGGGGAAAAGGTTTAAATCATCTTCGCCTATTAGATTATAATCTGCGGAAATAAAAGAAGTTTCACCGGCAAGATTGTTTCCTTCTTCTGCAGTGTTCAAAGCCACGATTGTGTTTTTTAAGGTTGTAGTTGCCGCTGAACCGTTATACATCGCTCCGCCATTTCCATCTGCATTATTCATAACTACTGTGGAAGCGCCAATAAAGATAGAGCCTGAAAAATTGTAGATCGCGCCGCCATTACCATCATTAGACTCCTCAAGTTCTGCACCGGAAGTAAAATTACCTGAAATGGTACTTGTTGTACAATTAATAGTGGTTGCACCATTCCAAATCCCTCCACCTTGATTATCTGCATTGTTGTCAGAAATTTCAACGGACTTCAGCACTGCGTTCGCATTTCCTATAAAATAGAGACCGCCACCCTTACCGCTCTGGCCATTTGCATAATTGTTTCTTATCACAACCTGATTAAGATTTACTGAACCCTGGCCAAAAGTAGAATCGTCTGTAATGCCACCACCTCCATTTACTGCACCATTATTAGAAACCTCTGAATTAAAAATCGATAAGCTACCACCGTAATCATTAAAAATACCGCCACCCAATCCAAGACCGTTAAAGCTCGTGTTTTGAGTAATTCTGCTATTTGAAATGTTGAGTGTGCCACCGTAGTTGTAGAGTGCACCACCTTTATCGTCAGCATAGTTGGACGAAAATAATGTTTCATTTATATTCAGGGTTGCTGTAATATTCCATATAGCTCCACCTTCCCTACTTAAATAATCACCCTGTCCATTACGTGAAAAATCCCCACCAAAAATACTAATTGCACCCGCTCCAATTGTGTGTAATGCACCACCGTAAAGTGCTGTATTTGCTGTAAAAATCACATTGTTTAGATCAAGCGGTTTCGCAGACCCGTAGGCGATTGCTC includes these proteins:
- a CDS encoding choice-of-anchor Q domain-containing protein, giving the protein MYSKITRLGLVFGLCSLFFYSTISAQLVTKNVDDGSDGTLRQEIADTPPGGTITFAAGIETILLNEELLIEKELTISADSTMRVNLDAQMGSRIFNITEGPVTLNNLSLVNGFTPLDNGGAIKANNTDIILNFIDISNCQASNGGGVFITGDSDIMVNYGTVSENMGYVLGGGFYIEAKNATFTNVVVDGNGSDSAGGGIYNSGGNLNISSSTISNNSFTFSTDVRNDGAGIYNSGGNLNVFNSLFSHNDSRNFGGAIYSTSGNFIITNSQIDSNYAQFGGGGVSVFSTESIMFTNVSLNGNSGENPVGGQGRNNGGAIYAMDNSSFIINGGFIENNSSYHNGGGIAFGGGTLITNGTRIANNIANIDGLGIGGGGIYYDSGQLIINAGTQFIENSVFSNNNTDFEEGGGGILVQGEGSLTINSPVENPVIFQGNVGYGRGGAIAYGSAKPLDLNNVIFTANTALYGGALHTIGAGAISIFGGDFSRNGQGDYLSREGGAIWNITATLNINETLFSSNYADDKGGALYNYGGTLNISNSRITQNTSFNGLGLGGGIFNDYGGSLSIFNSEVSNNGAVNGGGGITDDSTFGQGSVNLNQVVIRNNYANGQSGKGGGLYFIGNANAVLKSVEISDNNADNQGGGIWNGATTINCTTSTISGNFTSGAELEESNDGNGGAIYNFSGSIFIGASTVVMNNADGNGGAMYNGSAATTTLKNTIVALNTAEEGNNLAGETSFISADYNLIGEDDLNLFPAMSNDLEGTSENPINPMINVLADNGGYTRTHALLEGSPSFNAGNPIDTFPDQRGEMVFAGRRDIGAFEAQTELSLETITRISKSTLYPNPSQHGDVQLTLAEPMIDEVNISIIEIGSGKLISEQLGKSGTNTLKTANLMSGLYLVRLVAKNKVESLKLLVSN
- the lysA gene encoding diaminopimelate decarboxylase, which gives rise to MTHKDLLAVAKEYDSPVYVYDAAVIQSQYKRLKNAFNKVENLRINYAVKALSNIAILQLLQEQGAGLDTVSAQEVRLGLAAGVPAEHIIFTPNGVSLSEIEQVAKLGVQINIDNLSILEQFGTRHPKTPVCVRINPHVMAGGNANISVGHIDSKFGISIHQIPLLLRIVENTGMHINGIHMHTGSDILDIDVFLHAAEILFDTASHFENLEFLDFGSGFKVPYNEGDIETNIEELGDKLATRFNAFEKDYGKPLTLAFEPGKFLVSAAGRFLVSVNVVKQTTSTVFAQVDSGFNHLIRPMLYGSQHHIHNISNPEGRERFYSVVGYICETDTFASNRRIAEITEGDILAFENAGAYCFSMASNYNSRYRPAEVLFIDGKAQLIRERETFEDLLKHQIPLQGKKMEKKTASTENA